The Vibrio gallaecicus genome contains a region encoding:
- a CDS encoding LysR family transcriptional regulator — protein sequence MAKDLFSSLDLNLLRTFLIVYQEKNTRKAAERLFVSQPAVSQALQKLRHHFNDDLFVKVHGGLQPTAFSEQLTNEIKPFMDGLSVAINTSNIFDPKDIDYTLKIALSPIVLSCLSGSLFRMIKDQAPNANLELVSWTSASVSDIQKGEVLMGVSYLGTNTSKEVYTKKLIELTGRIFVRKDHPLKQDSITPYDMAGYEIASLVTPGWNDNHSLASDILTELSIEHNVGFRSELIMALIDVIQHTDMYMPHSNLFPVDSYPALRGIDVLLDGDSPKTPVYCHLHTKNRNSSLANWLFELIQKALSTQVNK from the coding sequence ATGGCTAAAGACTTATTCAGCTCTCTTGATTTAAACCTATTACGAACATTTCTTATTGTTTATCAAGAAAAAAACACCAGAAAGGCTGCTGAGCGACTTTTTGTTTCACAGCCTGCTGTCAGTCAAGCTCTCCAAAAGCTAAGGCACCACTTTAACGATGACCTTTTCGTCAAAGTCCATGGTGGTTTGCAGCCTACCGCTTTCTCAGAACAGCTCACCAATGAAATAAAGCCGTTCATGGACGGTCTATCTGTCGCGATTAATACATCGAATATATTTGATCCAAAAGATATCGACTACACACTCAAAATTGCTCTATCACCTATAGTGTTATCTTGTTTGTCTGGTTCTTTATTTAGAATGATAAAAGATCAAGCACCCAACGCGAATCTAGAATTAGTATCTTGGACCAGTGCTTCTGTTTCTGATATTCAAAAAGGTGAGGTATTGATGGGTGTCAGTTACCTTGGTACCAATACGAGCAAAGAAGTTTATACGAAAAAGCTGATTGAGCTGACGGGACGTATCTTTGTAAGAAAAGACCACCCTTTAAAACAAGATAGTATTACTCCATATGATATGGCTGGGTACGAGATAGCCTCATTAGTCACACCAGGCTGGAACGATAACCATAGCTTAGCGTCAGACATCCTAACTGAGCTTTCTATTGAGCATAATGTTGGTTTTCGTAGTGAGTTAATTATGGCACTCATTGACGTCATTCAACATACAGATATGTACATGCCACATTCAAACCTTTTTCCAGTTGATAGTTACCCTGCCCTTCGTGGAATCGATGTGTTGCTCGATGGTGATTCTCCAAAAACTCCCGTTTATTGCCACTTACATACTAAAAACAGAAACTCCTCCTTAGCCAACTGGCTATTTGAGTTAATACAAAAAGCACTATCAACTCAGGTTAATAAGTAA
- a CDS encoding copper homeostasis protein CutC → MNTEIEVCIDNLESLHNALSGGANRIELCSSLALGGLTPSLGMMKQAARISSVPVYAMIRPRQGDFIFDDDDMFCMLEDIEACASSGLDGVVLGVLAPNGSIDMPKMHKLANKAHSLELGITFHRAIDQSSDYQTALEQVITLGCKRVLTSGLAANAEQGIDILSDMVKQADGRIDIMAGAGVNATNAKMIQNTTQVPALHLSGKSTRPSLMENNSSAQMGSSDIDDYQIPVTDANKISDIKVALTA, encoded by the coding sequence ATGAACACCGAAATTGAAGTCTGTATCGACAATTTAGAATCTCTCCATAACGCACTATCTGGTGGCGCTAATCGAATTGAACTGTGCTCTTCATTAGCACTTGGTGGGTTAACGCCAAGCTTGGGAATGATGAAGCAAGCTGCAAGAATTTCTTCTGTTCCGGTGTACGCAATGATACGCCCAAGACAAGGTGACTTTATTTTCGATGATGATGATATGTTCTGTATGCTTGAAGATATTGAAGCTTGTGCAAGTTCAGGACTGGATGGTGTAGTTTTAGGAGTGCTAGCGCCTAATGGAAGCATTGATATGCCGAAAATGCATAAACTGGCTAATAAAGCACACTCATTAGAGCTAGGAATTACATTTCACAGAGCCATTGATCAAAGCTCTGATTACCAAACTGCGTTAGAGCAGGTCATTACACTTGGATGTAAAAGAGTCCTAACATCAGGGCTTGCTGCTAATGCTGAGCAAGGTATCGATATATTGTCAGATATGGTCAAGCAAGCTGATGGGAGAATCGACATAATGGCAGGAGCGGGAGTCAATGCAACAAATGCTAAAATGATTCAAAACACCACTCAAGTACCTGCGCTTCACCTTTCAGGTAAATCGACAAGACCAAGCCTAATGGAAAATAACTCGAGTGCTCAAATGGGAAGTAGTGACATTGATGATTATCAGATCCCAGTAACCGACGCTAACAAGATATCTGATATAAAAGTGGCTCTCACCGCTTAA
- a CDS encoding peroxiredoxin C, translating into MVLVGRQAPDFTAAAVLGNGEIVDSFNFAEFTKGKKAVVFFYPLDFTFVCPSELIAFDNRLEDFQAKGVEVIGVSIDSQFSHNAWRNTAIADGGIGQVKYPLVADVKHEICKAYDVEHPEAGVAFRGSFLIDADGLVRHQVVNDLPLGRNIDEMLRMVDALNFHEKNGEVCPAQWEEGKSGMDASPKGVAAFLSEHADDLSK; encoded by the coding sequence ATGGTACTAGTAGGTCGTCAAGCCCCTGATTTTACTGCTGCAGCTGTTCTAGGTAACGGCGAAATCGTTGATAGCTTCAACTTCGCAGAATTCACAAAAGGTAAGAAAGCTGTAGTTTTCTTCTACCCACTAGACTTCACATTCGTTTGTCCTTCAGAGCTAATCGCTTTTGACAACCGTCTAGAAGATTTCCAAGCTAAAGGTGTTGAAGTAATTGGTGTTTCTATCGATTCACAATTCTCTCACAACGCATGGCGTAACACTGCTATCGCTGATGGCGGTATCGGTCAAGTTAAATACCCACTAGTTGCTGACGTTAAGCACGAAATCTGTAAAGCATACGATGTTGAACACCCAGAAGCAGGCGTTGCTTTCCGTGGTTCTTTCCTAATCGATGCTGACGGTCTTGTACGTCACCAAGTAGTTAACGATCTTCCACTAGGTCGTAACATCGACGAAATGCTACGCATGGTAGACGCACTTAACTTCCACGAGAAGAATGGTGAAGTTTGTCCTGCACAATGGGAAGAAGGTAAATCAGGTATGGACGCATCTCCAAAAGGTGTTGCAGCATTCCTATCTGAGCACGCTGACGACCTAAGCAAGTAA
- a CDS encoding hydrogen peroxide-inducible genes activator: MNKWPSLKQLHYLVTLHETRHFSDAADRCFVSQSTLSKGIQNLEELIGCPLYEKKDKKSPLVFTQAGELVVKHGRELLAKGQDLVELGTLCQGDGMQGQLKVGCIPTIAPFLLCDLVQEVNRRFPQLTLLLREDTTTNLLAALRHGELDVLILALPVDIANMESKVVGQDPFRMVISRSQADGIRVPIKYDDLPDESVFLLENEHCLTEHAVSACKLTDKEKINPFTATSLHTLVQMVANGLGTTFIPQMAIDHGLLENQNLVVIDPPGQQAYRDIGLVWRPSSSRQETFSQLAEVVSELL; encoded by the coding sequence ATGAATAAATGGCCCAGTCTTAAACAGCTTCATTATCTCGTTACGCTGCATGAAACTCGTCACTTTAGTGATGCTGCCGATCGCTGCTTTGTGAGCCAATCAACACTCAGTAAAGGCATCCAAAACTTAGAAGAGTTGATTGGATGTCCTCTGTATGAAAAGAAAGATAAGAAAAGCCCACTTGTATTTACTCAGGCCGGTGAGCTGGTGGTGAAGCATGGTCGTGAACTATTAGCAAAGGGACAAGATTTAGTTGAGCTTGGAACTCTATGCCAAGGTGACGGTATGCAAGGTCAACTAAAAGTCGGGTGTATACCTACTATTGCACCATTTCTTTTATGTGACCTCGTTCAAGAGGTAAACAGACGCTTCCCACAGTTAACGCTATTACTCAGAGAGGATACGACGACTAACTTATTGGCTGCACTGAGACATGGTGAGCTGGATGTACTTATTCTTGCTTTACCTGTCGACATAGCCAACATGGAAAGTAAAGTCGTTGGGCAGGACCCTTTTAGAATGGTGATTAGTCGTAGCCAAGCGGATGGTATACGTGTCCCTATTAAATACGATGATCTACCTGATGAATCTGTTTTCTTACTAGAAAATGAACACTGCTTAACTGAGCATGCGGTATCTGCCTGTAAGTTAACTGATAAAGAAAAGATAAACCCATTTACTGCGACGAGCTTACATACTCTGGTTCAAATGGTTGCGAATGGTCTAGGGACTACTTTTATTCCACAAATGGCAATAGACCATGGCTTGCTTGAAAATCAAAATTTGGTTGTGATAGACCCACCAGGGCAGCAAGCTTATCGTGATATTGGTTTAGTTTGGCGTCCGAGTTCCTCTAGACAAGAAACATTCAGTCAATTAGCAGAAGTGGTATCTGAACTACTTTAG